A part of Cloacibacillus sp. genomic DNA contains:
- a CDS encoding benzoate/H(+) symporter BenE family transporter, which translates to MAIWEKGPGFGEGLRSFWGDQNFANVSNGIIDGLVFGIIAIPLIQKACSVANLPPDIVESWLVTVYVGGGIISCIMALYYKLPIVGAWSIPGAMALAQVLGNFTLPEMVGGFLVAGLIDLLLGLTGTVRTLVRKIPAAVMMAMVAGTLFGWGSKCVTSFKTAPVICAFGVIGFVICKKFLKRVPAVVGTLVAVFVASIVMGKLAPIPLDFSIAKPVFVMPAFNIKAALSIGVPLGLLVVCAENMQAIGVQIEIGKKPPVNAITVISGIGGIIAPFFCGHNCNIAGPMTAWAGSDDCGDVDKRYVAAVWCGIAFALTGIFAKFTIGLLAAIPAEALNMVVSLTLIGMIIGGLQESFGSGKFKFGSFASFITAASGVTFFGIGSAFWALFAGTVITLLLEKKDYDSMVSPLD; encoded by the coding sequence ATGGCGATATGGGAAAAAGGACCAGGTTTTGGCGAAGGGCTGCGTTCTTTCTGGGGAGATCAAAACTTTGCAAATGTGAGCAACGGTATAATAGACGGCCTCGTTTTTGGAATCATAGCTATCCCTCTTATCCAGAAGGCCTGTTCCGTGGCGAATTTGCCGCCAGATATAGTGGAGAGCTGGTTAGTGACGGTCTATGTCGGCGGAGGTATAATAAGCTGCATAATGGCGTTGTACTATAAACTCCCCATTGTTGGTGCGTGGTCTATTCCAGGAGCGATGGCGCTTGCGCAGGTACTTGGTAATTTCACTCTGCCGGAAATGGTCGGCGGTTTTTTGGTCGCGGGCCTGATCGATTTGCTTTTAGGTCTAACCGGAACGGTAAGAACGCTTGTCAGAAAGATCCCCGCCGCCGTTATGATGGCGATGGTTGCCGGTACTCTTTTTGGATGGGGTTCCAAATGTGTTACATCTTTTAAGACGGCTCCAGTAATATGTGCCTTTGGGGTAATCGGTTTCGTTATCTGTAAAAAATTCCTTAAGAGGGTACCGGCTGTGGTAGGTACGTTGGTTGCGGTATTTGTCGCATCGATAGTAATGGGAAAACTCGCGCCGATCCCTCTTGATTTTTCCATCGCCAAACCTGTGTTCGTAATGCCTGCGTTCAACATCAAAGCGGCGCTTTCCATAGGCGTTCCTCTTGGATTGTTAGTTGTCTGTGCTGAGAATATGCAGGCCATAGGTGTTCAGATTGAAATAGGTAAGAAGCCGCCAGTAAATGCGATCACTGTTATCAGCGGTATCGGAGGGATCATCGCCCCGTTTTTCTGCGGGCACAACTGCAACATAGCCGGGCCGATGACTGCGTGGGCCGGAAGTGATGACTGCGGTGACGTGGACAAGCGTTATGTGGCCGCCGTATGGTGTGGTATTGCGTTTGCCCTTACCGGAATATTTGCTAAATTTACAATAGGGCTCCTTGCGGCCATTCCTGCCGAAGCATTAAATATGGTCGTCAGCCTTACGCTGATAGGAATGATTATCGGTGGTTTGCAGGAGTCTTTTGGATCAGGCAAATTTAAGTTCGGCAGCTTTGCATCATTCATTACGGCAGCCAGCGGAGTGACCTTCTTTGGAATAGGTTCCGCGTTCTGGGCTCTCTTTGCCGGTACGGTAATAACTCTTCTGTTGGAGAAAAAAGACTACGATTCGATGGTATCGCCGTTGGATTAG
- a CDS encoding nitrilase-related carbon-nitrogen hydrolase: MSSEKKFRAGLVQIPVVLGDRRANMESVERWLSEYYRPADITTALVLPELWDTGYALDIVPKLADRNAAETTEFLGRLAKKYGCWFTGGSVMAEDNGKYYNRALIVNPGGELVTYYDKIHLVPFITVEDGVFEHGEKPCIFDMDGITCGSLICYDIRFPEWIRVYALKGVETLFICSQWTRSRMDLYRTMIRAHAIENMFFTVAVNNCDYSGDIDFGGESFVSSPTGDVLASCSGTRDGKFAEVDVTNINENRQFLKVFEKRLPHLYGDLCK; encoded by the coding sequence ATGAGTTCAGAAAAAAAATTTAGAGCGGGGCTCGTCCAGATTCCGGTCGTTCTCGGAGACAGACGGGCGAATATGGAGAGTGTTGAGCGCTGGCTCTCCGAGTATTACAGACCGGCGGATATTACGACCGCACTTGTTCTCCCGGAGCTTTGGGATACCGGCTACGCGCTTGATATCGTTCCGAAGCTGGCTGACAGAAATGCGGCGGAGACGACGGAGTTCCTTGGACGCCTGGCAAAGAAATACGGCTGTTGGTTTACCGGTGGTTCCGTGATGGCGGAAGATAACGGGAAGTATTACAACAGAGCCCTGATAGTCAATCCCGGTGGCGAACTGGTCACATATTACGACAAAATTCACCTCGTACCTTTCATAACGGTAGAAGACGGAGTATTTGAGCATGGAGAAAAGCCCTGTATATTTGATATGGACGGCATCACCTGCGGGAGCCTTATCTGTTATGATATCCGTTTCCCTGAGTGGATCCGCGTATATGCCCTGAAGGGAGTGGAGACGCTGTTTATCTGCAGTCAGTGGACACGCTCCCGTATGGACCTCTACCGGACGATGATACGCGCCCATGCAATAGAAAATATGTTCTTTACCGTGGCGGTAAATAACTGTGACTATTCCGGCGACATTGATTTCGGAGGCGAGTCCTTCGTGTCGTCGCCGACCGGCGATGTGCTTGCCTCTTGCAGCGGCACGCGTGACGGAAAGTTTGCCGAAGTGGATGTTACAAACATAAACGAAAACAGGCAGTTTCTCAAGGTTTTTGAAAAACGGCTGCCGCATCTTTACGGCGATCTTTGTAAATAG
- a CDS encoding MFS transporter, with the protein MKDKNILLTPLFLRLFIPFGVGYFLSVFLGSANATMAPMLVTEFTLSPSDLGFMSSIYLIFFGLAQFPLGVFLDRYGARATLVPMLLFAVAGALVFAAAEGFAALALSRALIGIGLSGSLMAAFKAYASWLPAERLPLVYSVQSLMGGLGGMFATRPISVAFGLFGWRQVFVMLAAVCLCSASLVWFVVPNDRPGGAVKVDSFVKQLWKMFGFFGDRRFWLVAPTVTAAQSVMFAFLYLWVGPWMLDVAGMEVSEAGMYMMLAFGGAALGYFGNGILAGWFKSRGWLTWEQLYLLSGVLLTFVLAAITLINGRCAAPLWGIVMFLSTMTMISFPITRTMYAGDEIGRVLSLLNFTIFLFSFIVQWFIGVVIDLYPVSEGHFSPAGYQMSLAVVVVFNLASYIWYYYGMKRDNSR; encoded by the coding sequence TTGAAAGATAAAAACATTTTGCTCACGCCGCTTTTTCTGCGGCTTTTTATTCCATTTGGGGTTGGGTATTTCCTGTCGGTATTCCTCGGCAGCGCCAACGCGACGATGGCGCCGATGCTGGTTACGGAATTTACGCTTTCTCCCTCCGATCTTGGCTTCATGAGTTCCATATATCTGATATTTTTCGGACTCGCTCAGTTTCCACTCGGCGTCTTTCTTGACAGGTACGGAGCCCGCGCCACGCTCGTGCCGATGCTGCTATTTGCCGTCGCCGGCGCGCTGGTATTCGCCGCGGCGGAGGGTTTTGCGGCGCTGGCCCTCTCCCGCGCGCTTATCGGTATCGGCCTCTCAGGCAGCCTCATGGCGGCCTTTAAGGCCTACGCCTCGTGGCTGCCCGCAGAGAGGCTCCCGCTGGTCTACAGCGTCCAGTCTCTGATGGGCGGACTTGGCGGCATGTTTGCCACGCGGCCGATCTCGGTGGCCTTCGGTCTGTTCGGATGGCGGCAGGTGTTCGTCATGCTTGCCGCCGTCTGTCTTTGCAGTGCGTCGCTGGTCTGGTTCGTCGTCCCTAATGACAGGCCCGGAGGCGCTGTGAAAGTGGATTCATTTGTAAAGCAGCTGTGGAAGATGTTCGGCTTCTTTGGCGACCGCCGTTTCTGGCTCGTAGCGCCGACGGTGACGGCGGCGCAGAGCGTGATGTTCGCCTTTCTCTATCTTTGGGTGGGACCGTGGATGCTCGATGTTGCGGGAATGGAGGTCAGCGAGGCGGGGATGTATATGATGCTGGCCTTCGGCGGCGCTGCCCTCGGTTACTTTGGCAACGGTATCCTTGCGGGATGGTTCAAAAGCAGGGGCTGGCTCACCTGGGAGCAGCTTTATCTGTTATCCGGCGTGCTGCTGACCTTTGTGCTGGCGGCGATAACGCTGATAAACGGCAGATGCGCGGCTCCGCTGTGGGGCATCGTGATGTTCCTCTCGACGATGACGATGATCTCTTTTCCGATAACGCGCACGATGTATGCGGGTGACGAGATTGGCCGCGTGCTATCACTGCTGAACTTCACCATCTTTCTTTTTTCTTTCATTGTTCAGTGGTTCATAGGCGTGGTGATCGACCTGTATCCCGTCAGCGAGGGGCATTTCTCCCCGGCGGGATATCAGATGAGCCTCGCCGTCGTCGTGGTCTTTAATTTAGCCTCCTATATCTGGTATTATTATGGAATGAAAAGGGACAACAGCCGATAA
- a CDS encoding fumarate hydratase, which yields MSKIYRIAAEAVTEKVCELALTANMYLPEEVKRALTEARAAEKMPLARSTYDEIIRNAELAAEKYMPICQDCGMAVLFIELGQDLHVEGGGLEEAINEGVRKAYRNGYLRKSVVSDPLIDRRNSGDNTPAVIHWRVVPGHALDITITPKGMGSENMSRIYMLKPADGVDGVIRAVVETVEQAGSNPCPPVVIGVGIGGNFETAPLAAKEALLKPCGERHEVSAYAQMEERILREVNRLGIGPAGIGGTVTALDAHIVTRPTHIAGMPVAVNLCCHALRHAHGRLEGRVEND from the coding sequence ATGTCGAAGATATACAGGATAGCGGCAGAGGCGGTGACGGAGAAGGTCTGTGAGCTTGCGCTCACCGCCAATATGTATCTGCCGGAGGAGGTAAAGCGGGCGCTTACCGAGGCCCGCGCGGCGGAGAAGATGCCGCTGGCCCGTTCGACCTATGATGAGATCATACGGAACGCGGAGCTTGCCGCCGAAAAATATATGCCGATCTGCCAGGACTGCGGCATGGCGGTTTTGTTCATTGAGCTTGGGCAGGATCTGCACGTGGAGGGCGGCGGTCTTGAAGAGGCGATAAACGAGGGCGTGCGCAAGGCTTACCGCAACGGTTATCTGCGCAAATCCGTTGTCTCCGATCCGCTCATCGACCGCAGGAACAGCGGCGACAACACGCCTGCGGTGATCCACTGGCGCGTCGTGCCGGGGCACGCTCTTGATATCACGATAACGCCAAAGGGTATGGGCAGCGAGAATATGAGCCGCATATATATGCTTAAGCCGGCGGACGGCGTCGACGGCGTGATAAGGGCCGTCGTGGAGACGGTGGAGCAGGCGGGCTCGAATCCCTGTCCGCCGGTGGTGATCGGCGTCGGCATCGGCGGAAATTTTGAGACCGCGCCGCTCGCCGCGAAAGAGGCTCTGCTAAAGCCCTGCGGCGAACGTCACGAGGTCTCCGCCTATGCGCAGATGGAGGAGCGCATACTGCGTGAGGTCAACCGCTTGGGTATCGGCCCCGCGGGTATCGGCGGCACGGTGACGGCGCTTGACGCCCATATCGTCACCCGCCCAACGCATATCGCGGGAATGCCGGTGGCGGTCAATCTCTGCTGCCATGCGCTGCGCCATGCGCACGGAAGATTGGAGGGGAGGGTGGAAAATGATTGA
- a CDS encoding Fe-S-containing hydro-lyase yields MIEVKHIRLPLSDEDVEALHAGDIVRLSGKILVGRDAAHKRIAEAFKGGGEPPFSIDNEVIYYAGPAPTPPGAVIGPIGPTTSGRMDPYTPLLLSKGLRGMIGKGKRSPEVLAAIREHKAVYFGATGGTAVLLADSVKSAERVAYDDLGPEAVLRLEIEDMPLVVLADCHGENLYESGPEEARKSFL; encoded by the coding sequence ATGATTGAGGTCAAGCATATAAGACTGCCGCTCAGCGACGAGGATGTGGAGGCGCTCCACGCCGGAGATATAGTGAGGCTTTCGGGGAAGATTCTTGTGGGGCGTGACGCGGCGCACAAGAGGATCGCGGAGGCCTTTAAGGGCGGCGGCGAGCCTCCCTTTTCCATCGACAATGAAGTGATCTATTACGCGGGCCCCGCGCCTACGCCTCCCGGGGCGGTGATCGGTCCCATCGGACCGACGACGAGCGGCCGTATGGACCCCTATACGCCTCTGCTGCTCTCGAAGGGGCTGCGCGGCATGATCGGCAAGGGAAAGCGCTCTCCGGAGGTGCTGGCGGCCATAAGGGAACATAAGGCCGTATATTTCGGCGCTACTGGAGGCACCGCGGTACTGCTCGCTGATTCGGTAAAGAGTGCCGAGCGCGTCGCCTACGATGATCTCGGTCCCGAGGCGGTCCTGCGGCTTGAGATTGAGGATATGCCGCTTGTCGTGCTCGCCGACTGCCACGGGGAAAATCTTTACGAGAGCGGCCCCGAGGAGGCGCGGAAGAGCTTTCTGTGA
- a CDS encoding TAXI family TRAP transporter solute-binding subunit, whose protein sequence is MSKATKIILSLVAVLALTAAALPAAAAQFVNIGTGPTGGTYYPVGAGIAKIWNSGITDMRANAQSSGGTRNNIQLMENGEAQVIFADGLYYDAYNGRDSYKGTPKKFMRAMAPLYPEAIHVVVRKGSGIKSIADLKGRRVSVGAVGGSVELTSDNLFKNAGIDPADIKKDHLGHSESVAALQDRQIDAAITVGAIGISSVVEPMTLGIAELIDVPDAVVKKMIETTPYFAPLTIPAGSYKGQRRDVKTFSSPNILAVDEKLDEAAVYEMTKALFLHKDDLVVISARMNAMDPKHVKDIRIPLHPGALKFYREIGAVK, encoded by the coding sequence ATGAGCAAGGCAACAAAAATAATATTGTCACTGGTGGCGGTCCTAGCGCTAACGGCCGCCGCGCTTCCGGCAGCGGCCGCACAGTTTGTAAATATTGGCACGGGCCCCACCGGAGGAACTTACTACCCTGTCGGCGCGGGTATAGCGAAGATATGGAACTCTGGCATCACGGATATGAGGGCGAATGCCCAGTCCAGCGGCGGTACCCGCAACAATATCCAGTTGATGGAAAACGGAGAGGCACAGGTCATCTTTGCCGACGGCCTCTATTATGACGCCTATAACGGGCGGGACAGCTACAAGGGCACGCCGAAGAAGTTTATGCGCGCGATGGCCCCGCTGTATCCTGAGGCGATACATGTCGTCGTGCGTAAAGGTTCCGGCATAAAGAGTATTGCCGACCTGAAGGGCAGGCGAGTATCGGTGGGCGCCGTCGGCGGAAGCGTGGAGCTTACCTCCGACAACCTTTTTAAAAACGCCGGCATTGACCCCGCCGATATCAAAAAGGATCATCTCGGACACAGCGAATCGGTGGCGGCGCTGCAGGACAGGCAGATAGACGCGGCGATCACGGTGGGGGCGATCGGCATTTCAAGCGTTGTCGAGCCAATGACGCTGGGGATCGCCGAACTTATAGATGTTCCCGACGCGGTCGTTAAAAAGATGATCGAGACCACGCCATATTTCGCTCCGCTTACGATACCGGCTGGAAGTTACAAGGGGCAGAGACGCGACGTTAAGACCTTCAGCAGCCCGAACATCCTCGCGGTTGACGAGAAGCTTGACGAGGCTGCCGTATATGAAATGACGAAGGCCCTCTTCCTGCATAAGGACGATTTGGTGGTGATCAGCGCCAGAATGAACGCCATGGACCCGAAGCATGTGAAGGATATCAGGATACCGCTGCACCCCGGAGCCCTTAAATTTTACCGGGAGATCGGCGCGGTGAAATAG
- a CDS encoding TAXI family TRAP transporter solute-binding subunit produces MKNFIKLALVTALIVSFAAAASAATFINIGTGSTGGTYYPVGAAMAKVWNSSISGMKANAQSTGGTAQNLALLGKGEAEVIFADGLYFFAYEGKGAFEGKAMKNLCGLAPLYAEPIHFLVAKGSNIKSIKDLKGKRVSVGAVGSGTEVTVRTLLKANGIDPDKDIKAENLGLSDTASAFADKNIDAGLTVGALGIAGVVEIATLGTAELRDFEPEVIDKLCKELPYYLPFDIPANTYKGQTKPVKVMASWNVLITNDKLDAETAYQMTKVLYEKKQDILNVSSRLSSMSPENLKYIQVPIHPGALKYYKEIGAVK; encoded by the coding sequence ATGAAGAATTTCATCAAACTGGCATTGGTAACGGCTCTCATCGTATCATTTGCGGCCGCGGCTTCGGCGGCGACTTTCATCAATATCGGCACCGGCTCTACCGGAGGTACCTATTACCCGGTCGGCGCGGCGATGGCTAAGGTTTGGAACTCCAGCATTTCCGGTATGAAGGCAAATGCCCAGTCTACCGGCGGCACGGCGCAGAACCTAGCGCTGCTCGGCAAGGGCGAGGCTGAGGTGATATTTGCGGACGGGCTTTATTTCTTCGCCTACGAGGGCAAGGGAGCCTTTGAGGGCAAAGCGATGAAAAACCTTTGCGGCCTCGCACCCCTCTACGCGGAGCCGATACATTTCCTTGTGGCCAAAGGCAGCAATATAAAGAGCATCAAAGACCTTAAGGGCAAGCGCGTTTCTGTCGGCGCCGTCGGCAGCGGTACGGAGGTAACGGTCCGTACTCTTCTCAAGGCAAACGGTATCGACCCCGACAAGGATATCAAGGCCGAGAATCTTGGTCTCTCCGACACCGCCTCCGCCTTCGCCGATAAGAATATCGACGCCGGCCTCACGGTCGGAGCGCTCGGCATCGCCGGCGTGGTGGAGATAGCGACGCTTGGCACCGCGGAGCTCCGTGATTTCGAGCCGGAAGTGATAGACAAGCTTTGCAAGGAGCTTCCCTATTATCTGCCCTTTGATATTCCCGCTAACACTTACAAGGGGCAGACAAAACCCGTCAAGGTAATGGCGAGCTGGAATGTCCTCATAACGAATGACAAGCTCGATGCCGAGACAGCCTATCAGATGACGAAGGTCCTTTATGAGAAGAAGCAGGATATCCTCAATGTATCTTCGAGACTTTCCTCAATGTCGCCCGAGAACCTGAAATACATCCAGGTCCCGATCCATCCCGGTGCCCTTAAGTATTACAAAGAGATCGGCGCGGTTAAATAA
- a CDS encoding TRAP transporter permease, which produces MEDKKHNKSLLEDVSMDEAQVSSLVEKYDAESRYRRLTGAQGIFISLWLAAMALFHLYTAGIATMPITIQRAVHLTFAIVAVFILFPATKKSSKLKTPWYDWLLAIAAGGVTGYIVFFFNDIARRGAEPIDYEIYLGIAAILLVLEAGRRVVGNVLPCMSVIFLAYCYFGNYAPGIFQIRGYSLSRIIQHMYLTPEGIFGLALGVSATFVIVFIIFGAYLSQSGGAKFFNELALAIAGSKPGGPAKVAVVASGLLGTINGSSVANVATTGTFTIPLMKRVGYAPYYAGAVEACASTGGQLMPPIMGAGAFIMSEFLNIPYLSIAAAAIIPALIYYTAIFTNVHIRARKKKLRGIPKSDLPSVKEVMRSDGHLLVPVIVVIITLLMKYTPLRAGFIGVVAVIIVSSLKKNTRMTLKDNFNALVEGARGGLGVALACALVGFIVGTSSLTSLGLTISNNIIDISGGNLVLTLVMAMVACLVLGMGLPTTANYIVCSTIIAPALIGMKVLPLSAHLFVFYFGIMADLTPPVCLAAFTGAGIAGASPAKTGITATRIALASYLLPYCFVYNPMLLLQNVEIVDLTVLVVSALFGVITLAGSFEGWFFRDLKAYERVVFGILALLSIYHDFWISVAAMAGIVVVMIYFKKSVHDDSSSEDLEGASA; this is translated from the coding sequence ATGGAAGATAAAAAACATAACAAATCTTTATTGGAGGACGTCAGTATGGACGAGGCGCAGGTAAGCAGCCTCGTGGAAAAATATGACGCCGAGAGCCGCTACCGCAGGCTGACGGGCGCGCAGGGAATATTCATCTCCCTCTGGCTCGCCGCCATGGCGCTCTTTCACCTCTACACCGCCGGTATCGCGACGATGCCTATCACTATTCAGCGCGCGGTACACCTTACCTTTGCGATCGTCGCGGTATTCATTCTCTTTCCCGCGACGAAAAAATCTTCAAAGCTGAAAACTCCGTGGTACGATTGGCTGCTGGCCATCGCCGCCGGAGGTGTCACAGGATACATCGTCTTCTTCTTCAACGATATCGCGCGCCGCGGCGCGGAACCGATCGACTATGAGATATACCTCGGCATCGCCGCGATCCTGCTTGTCCTTGAGGCCGGACGCCGCGTCGTAGGAAACGTCCTGCCCTGTATGAGCGTGATTTTCCTGGCCTATTGCTACTTCGGGAATTACGCGCCGGGAATATTTCAGATACGCGGGTACTCTCTGAGCCGCATAATACAGCATATGTACCTGACGCCCGAGGGAATCTTCGGGCTAGCGCTCGGTGTGTCGGCGACCTTCGTCATCGTGTTTATAATATTTGGCGCCTATCTGTCGCAGAGCGGCGGCGCTAAGTTCTTCAACGAACTTGCGCTTGCCATCGCCGGCAGCAAGCCGGGAGGCCCGGCCAAGGTGGCGGTCGTCGCCTCGGGGCTGCTCGGTACGATAAACGGCTCTTCGGTCGCCAACGTCGCGACGACGGGGACCTTCACCATCCCGCTTATGAAGCGGGTCGGCTACGCGCCATACTACGCCGGTGCAGTCGAGGCCTGCGCCTCTACCGGCGGCCAGCTGATGCCGCCGATCATGGGGGCGGGAGCCTTCATCATGAGCGAGTTCCTCAACATACCCTATCTTTCGATCGCCGCGGCGGCGATTATCCCCGCCCTCATCTATTACACGGCGATATTCACGAACGTCCATATCAGGGCCCGCAAAAAGAAGCTGCGCGGCATTCCCAAGAGCGACTTGCCGTCGGTGAAAGAGGTAATGAGAAGCGACGGCCATCTGCTGGTACCAGTGATCGTCGTCATCATCACGCTGCTGATGAAATATACTCCGCTGCGCGCCGGTTTTATCGGTGTGGTAGCGGTCATCATCGTGAGTTCTCTGAAGAAAAATACGCGGATGACGCTGAAGGACAATTTCAACGCGCTTGTGGAGGGCGCCCGCGGCGGCCTTGGCGTGGCGCTGGCCTGCGCTCTCGTGGGATTCATCGTCGGCACTTCGTCGCTGACCTCGCTGGGGCTTACAATTTCCAACAATATAATTGACATATCCGGCGGAAACCTGGTCTTAACGCTGGTTATGGCGATGGTCGCCTGCCTCGTCCTCGGAATGGGACTGCCGACGACGGCAAACTATATCGTCTGCAGCACGATCATCGCTCCGGCGCTGATCGGCATGAAGGTGCTGCCTCTCTCGGCGCATCTCTTCGTCTTCTACTTTGGCATTATGGCCGACCTGACGCCGCCGGTCTGTCTTGCCGCCTTCACCGGCGCGGGCATCGCGGGCGCGAGTCCCGCGAAGACCGGCATAACGGCGACGCGGATCGCGCTGGCCTCCTACCTGCTGCCTTACTGCTTCGTCTACAACCCAATGCTGTTGCTGCAGAATGTTGAAATAGTAGACCTCACAGTCCTTGTCGTATCGGCGCTGTTTGGTGTTATAACGCTTGCCGGTTCGTTTGAAGGCTGGTTCTTCAGGGACCTTAAAGCCTACGAACGGGTCGTATTCGGCATACTCGCGCTGCTTTCCATCTATCACGACTTCTGGATCAGCGTCGCCGCGATGGCCGGCATCGTCGTCGTGATGATCTATTTCAAAAAGAGCGTCCATGACGACTCGTCCTCGGAGGATTTAGAGGGAGCTTCCGCATAG
- a CDS encoding AbrB family transcriptional regulator, translated as MSSQFYTIFAVALGSGIGYKLNFPAGAMVGGLLGGLIVKAFFTMGLDPKIDWLSYLSQALVAYVLVRGSDFSSLKELPKYLPAAIAYSLLLLVFTLGLAWLFAHFCDMDFLTSLFATTPGGLTGIAVVAVDIGANPAISVLFNICRIVTVLVVVPILANIIVRH; from the coding sequence ATGTCCTCGCAGTTTTATACAATATTCGCCGTCGCTCTCGGCAGCGGCATCGGTTATAAATTGAACTTTCCCGCCGGAGCGATGGTGGGCGGCCTCCTCGGAGGCCTCATAGTTAAAGCTTTTTTCACGATGGGACTTGACCCGAAGATAGATTGGCTTTCTTATCTTTCCCAGGCGCTTGTAGCCTACGTTCTGGTTCGCGGAAGTGATTTTTCCTCCTTAAAGGAATTGCCCAAGTATCTTCCCGCGGCGATCGCCTACAGCCTGCTGCTTCTTGTTTTTACACTGGGGCTGGCCTGGCTCTTCGCCCATTTCTGTGATATGGACTTTCTCACCTCACTATTCGCGACGACGCCTGGCGGTCTCACCGGTATCGCCGTGGTGGCGGTGGACATCGGCGCGAATCCCGCGATCTCCGTACTGTTCAACATTTGCCGGATAGTCACTGTGCTTGTCGTGGTGCCGATCCTCGCCAATATAATCGTACGACACTGA
- a CDS encoding lysophospholipid acyltransferase family protein → MAQSQPLIWHSLNIFRKLACALPHERAVALGGALGSLVARFSSRKVSEAQDRCAKILGVSRERAREIVLGSYNHFGRAAAEFARMPVMADKMDSLVRCSGHEYIFDAVESKRGAILATAHIGNWEYAACWLAHQGLPINSLGTDQRDDRITELIKELRRAGGSKALGKANDLRAMMKALQNGEIIAVPVDQDAKRAGVVSPFLGSPASTPVGPAKLAAKLGCDVIPGICVRRPNGITFDLKFSPPMKGRNGEPFGKDIQASTDDLNAVISDGIREYPDQWLWMYPRWESVERGTFDDCGD, encoded by the coding sequence ATGGCACAAAGTCAGCCGCTAATATGGCATTCGCTCAATATATTCAGAAAACTGGCCTGCGCGCTGCCGCACGAAAGGGCGGTCGCGCTTGGCGGGGCGCTGGGTTCCCTTGTGGCACGCTTCTCCTCCCGGAAGGTTTCCGAGGCTCAGGATCGCTGCGCGAAGATACTAGGCGTATCGCGTGAAAGGGCGCGGGAGATCGTGCTTGGCTCTTACAATCACTTTGGCCGCGCCGCCGCGGAGTTCGCGCGAATGCCTGTCATGGCGGACAAGATGGACTCTCTGGTCCGCTGCAGCGGCCACGAATACATTTTTGACGCGGTGGAATCGAAGCGCGGCGCGATACTTGCCACCGCGCATATCGGCAACTGGGAATACGCCGCCTGCTGGCTTGCCCACCAGGGACTGCCGATAAATTCCCTCGGCACCGACCAGCGCGACGACCGCATCACCGAGTTAATTAAGGAGCTGCGGCGCGCCGGCGGTTCTAAGGCGCTCGGCAAGGCCAACGACCTGAGAGCGATGATGAAGGCGCTGCAGAACGGTGAGATCATCGCCGTCCCCGTGGATCAGGACGCAAAAAGGGCGGGGGTGGTCTCGCCATTTCTTGGCTCGCCGGCCAGTACGCCCGTAGGTCCCGCGAAGCTCGCCGCGAAGCTTGGCTGTGACGTCATTCCCGGTATCTGTGTACGCCGGCCGAACGGCATAACCTTTGATCTGAAATTCTCTCCGCCGATGAAGGGGCGGAACGGCGAACCTTTCGGCAAGGATATCCAAGCGAGCACCGATGACTTGAACGCGGTCATATCAGACGGCATCCGCGAGTATCCCGATCAGTGGCTGTGGATGTATCCACGGTGGGAATCCGTTGAGAGGGGCACCTTTGATGATTGCGGGGATTGA
- a CDS encoding endonuclease: protein MIAGIDPGRWKIGVAFAEGDTLLFSAIIPADKRAVLAKAFERGEWRLLEEWRQEGGIKNIEGRRAEKICIGDGTSSREFAKEFPFEYSETDEYGTTLEARKIFWRLHPPGGIMKLIPLSLRTPPRNIDDLAAYAIILRAAGFSA, encoded by the coding sequence ATGATTGCGGGGATTGACCCCGGACGCTGGAAGATCGGCGTAGCCTTCGCCGAGGGTGATACGCTGCTTTTTTCCGCGATAATCCCCGCAGATAAGCGCGCAGTCCTCGCCAAAGCCTTTGAGAGAGGCGAGTGGAGACTTCTGGAAGAATGGCGCCAGGAGGGCGGCATAAAAAACATCGAAGGACGCCGCGCCGAAAAAATCTGCATCGGCGACGGTACCTCTTCAAGAGAGTTCGCGAAGGAATTCCCCTTTGAATACAGCGAGACGGATGAATATGGCACGACGCTTGAGGCGAGGAAAATATTTTGGCGGCTGCACCCGCCGGGCGGGATCATGAAGCTTATCCCGCTCTCGCTGCGCACGCCGCCAAGAAACATTGATGATCTTGCCGCCTACGCCATCATTTTGAGGGCGGCGGGTTTTTCAGCTTAA